In one Mucilaginibacter ginsenosidivorax genomic region, the following are encoded:
- a CDS encoding class I fructose-bisphosphate aldolase, which produces MDTSTLKTIAYQLMQGNKGLLAMDESTTTCNKRFQELGIPQTEEYRRKYRDLIVNAPGLEEYISGAILFDETIHQSTADGTLFIDILKRKGIIPGIKVDEGAIPMVGFPGEKITEGLDGLGDRLKKYYQMGARFAKWRAVITIGADIPSSTCIKANAYTLARYAMFCQEAGLVPIVEPEVVMDGDHSLQRCAEVTTEVIHAVFNALYQHRVDLEGMILKPNMILSGEDSAEKPGLDEVAEATVKCFLKTVPASVPGIAFLSGGQSAALASERLNRMHTRFGDVMPWVLTYSFSRAIQQPALELWNGNDENIIAAQRALVHRAACNSAAKIGVYTADMEVNEA; this is translated from the coding sequence ATGGATACCTCGACATTAAAAACCATCGCTTACCAACTGATGCAAGGCAACAAGGGTTTGCTGGCCATGGACGAAAGCACCACCACCTGTAACAAACGTTTCCAGGAACTTGGCATCCCCCAAACCGAAGAATACCGCCGCAAATACCGGGATCTGATAGTAAACGCGCCCGGGTTGGAGGAATACATTAGCGGTGCAATCCTGTTTGATGAAACCATTCATCAAAGTACTGCCGATGGCACGCTGTTCATAGATATTTTGAAGCGCAAAGGGATAATTCCGGGTATCAAAGTTGATGAAGGTGCCATCCCCATGGTGGGTTTCCCCGGCGAAAAGATAACCGAAGGATTAGACGGCCTGGGCGATCGTTTGAAAAAATATTACCAAATGGGAGCCCGTTTTGCCAAATGGAGGGCTGTTATCACTATAGGTGCCGATATCCCATCATCAACCTGCATAAAAGCAAACGCCTATACGCTTGCCCGCTACGCCATGTTTTGCCAGGAAGCAGGTTTGGTACCCATAGTGGAGCCCGAAGTAGTGATGGACGGCGATCATTCATTGCAAAGATGTGCAGAGGTTACTACCGAGGTAATACATGCCGTATTTAATGCTTTGTACCAACACCGGGTTGACCTGGAAGGCATGATCCTGAAACCTAATATGATACTGTCGGGTGAGGACAGCGCCGAAAAACCGGGGCTCGATGAAGTGGCCGAAGCAACAGTTAAATGCTTTTTAAAAACAGTACCGGCATCGGTACCGGGGATAGCTTTTCTGTCGGGCGGGCAATCGGCCGCGCTTGCATCGGAGCGGTTAAACCGCATGCATACCCGCTTTGGCGATGTGATGCCCTGGGTACTCACCTATTCTTTTTCACGGGCGATACAGCAACCTGCGCTGGAACTTTGGAATGGAAACGACGAAAATATTATTGCTGCCCAACGTGCATTAGTACACCGCGCAGCCTGTAACAGCGCAGCCAAAATAGGTGTTTACACCGCCGATATGGAAGTGAACGAAGCGTAG
- a CDS encoding S9 family peptidase: MNKYLLTIPAFAWVMSAYAQQGSPLTTKDYEHAESFMSYNTAPFVDRADVRPNWLPGDKFWYRVLTAQGSEFVLVDPVKKTREAAFDHQKLAQLLSAASGNKYDGNMLPFQTISFSADGKKIMFTAADKHWQYDLTTDLVTAGAEPEHGRMQPGGRRGKTEEVLSPDGSRAAYIKDYNLWVRDTKTGSQTQLTTDGIKDFGYATDNAGWQNSDAAILRWSPDSKKIATFKQDQRKVSDMYLVTTNVGKPVLKQWKYPLPGDEIAMITRVIIEVDHPKVITLQVPPDAHRATLSDDISSSGTFDDVDWSADASKLAFVSTSRDHKNEKFRIADATTGAVKEVFEETVKTQYESGWGTINWKFLPKTNEIIWFSERDNWGHLYLYDAATGKVKNQITKGDFVVTRVLKFDEKTRAVYFIADGLEKENPYYSQLCKAGFDGKHFTVLTPEECNHNITLSPGGGYFVDSYSKPDVPPVTVLRSMDGKLITNLEKADVSRLTATGWKAPTPVKLIAGDGKTDIYGLIFTPTNMDAGKKYPVIDYIYPGPQGGSVGSWSFVASRGDNQSLAELGFIVVVIEGTSNPLRSKSYHDMSYGNMSENTLPDQIAGIRQLSKQYPIDTNKVGIWGHSGGGFATAAAMFRYPDFFKVGISESGNHDNRNYEDDWGERYDGLVSNSDYAAHANETYAKNLKGKLMLAHGLMDNNVPPYNTLLVIEALEKANKDYDLVVFPNMPHGYGPYSPYMMRRRWDYFVKNLLGVETPHEYVLKSKTDPRNKTQ; encoded by the coding sequence ATGAATAAATATTTACTCACCATTCCGGCGTTTGCCTGGGTTATGTCGGCGTATGCCCAGCAGGGTAGCCCCTTAACTACAAAGGATTATGAACATGCCGAAAGTTTCATGTCATACAATACCGCCCCGTTTGTTGACAGGGCCGATGTAAGGCCTAACTGGTTACCGGGCGACAAATTCTGGTACCGCGTACTCACCGCCCAGGGCAGCGAATTTGTATTGGTTGATCCAGTTAAAAAAACACGCGAAGCAGCCTTTGACCATCAAAAACTGGCCCAGCTGCTTTCGGCAGCTTCGGGCAACAAATACGATGGCAATATGCTGCCTTTTCAAACCATCAGCTTCTCGGCCGATGGTAAAAAAATAATGTTTACGGCAGCCGATAAACACTGGCAGTATGACCTGACCACAGACCTTGTTACTGCCGGAGCAGAACCTGAACATGGCCGCATGCAGCCTGGCGGACGCAGGGGTAAAACAGAAGAAGTATTGTCGCCAGATGGCAGCCGGGCAGCCTATATCAAGGACTACAACCTTTGGGTACGCGATACAAAAACAGGCAGCCAAACCCAGCTAACTACCGATGGTATTAAAGATTTTGGCTACGCTACAGATAATGCGGGCTGGCAAAACTCCGACGCGGCAATTTTACGCTGGTCGCCCGATTCGAAGAAGATAGCCACCTTTAAGCAGGATCAGCGTAAGGTAAGCGATATGTACCTGGTTACCACCAACGTGGGCAAACCGGTATTAAAACAATGGAAATACCCTTTACCGGGCGATGAAATTGCTATGATAACACGGGTGATTATTGAAGTTGATCATCCTAAAGTAATCACCCTACAGGTGCCACCCGATGCACACCGCGCTACCCTAAGCGACGACATCAGCAGCAGCGGCACATTTGATGATGTGGATTGGAGTGCCGACGCTTCAAAGCTGGCCTTTGTATCTACATCGCGCGATCATAAAAACGAGAAATTCCGCATTGCCGATGCGACAACAGGCGCCGTTAAAGAGGTTTTTGAAGAAACCGTTAAAACCCAGTACGAATCGGGCTGGGGTACTATTAACTGGAAGTTTTTGCCCAAAACCAACGAGATTATCTGGTTTTCTGAGCGCGACAACTGGGGGCATTTGTATCTGTACGATGCAGCTACCGGTAAAGTAAAAAATCAAATTACCAAAGGCGATTTTGTAGTTACAAGAGTGTTGAAATTTGATGAGAAAACCCGCGCGGTGTATTTTATTGCCGATGGCCTTGAAAAAGAGAACCCATATTACAGCCAGTTATGTAAAGCAGGGTTTGATGGTAAGCACTTTACTGTGCTGACACCCGAAGAATGCAACCATAACATTACCTTATCGCCAGGTGGCGGGTATTTTGTTGACAGCTATTCTAAACCAGACGTTCCGCCGGTTACCGTTTTACGCAGTATGGATGGCAAGCTGATAACCAACCTGGAAAAAGCCGATGTATCAAGGCTAACCGCTACCGGCTGGAAAGCGCCAACCCCGGTTAAATTGATTGCAGGCGATGGTAAAACCGACATTTACGGACTTATTTTTACACCGACCAATATGGACGCCGGCAAAAAATACCCGGTTATTGATTACATATATCCGGGTCCGCAAGGCGGAAGCGTGGGTAGCTGGTCGTTTGTGGCTTCAAGAGGCGATAATCAATCACTGGCCGAGCTGGGCTTTATTGTGGTAGTAATTGAAGGCACCAGTAACCCGCTGCGTTCAAAAAGTTACCATGATATGAGCTACGGTAACATGTCTGAAAATACCTTGCCCGATCAGATTGCGGGTATCCGGCAGTTATCAAAACAATACCCTATTGATACCAATAAAGTAGGCATCTGGGGCCACTCGGGCGGTGGCTTTGCAACGGCTGCGGCCATGTTCCGCTACCCGGATTTCTTTAAGGTAGGTATTTCCGAATCGGGTAACCATGACAACCGCAACTACGAGGATGACTGGGGCGAACGGTACGATGGCCTGGTATCAAACTCCGATTATGCCGCCCACGCCAACGAAACGTATGCCAAAAACTTAAAAGGCAAGCTAATGCTGGCCCATGGTTTAATGGATAATAACGTACCGCCGTACAATACCCTTTTGGTAATTGAAGCGCTGGAAAAAGCTAACAAAGATTATGATCTGGTAGTATTCCCCAACATGCCGCATGGTTATGGCCCTTACTCGCCCTACATGATGCGCCGCCGCTGGGATTACTTTGTAAAGAACCTGTTGGGCGTAGAAACACCGCACGAATACGTGTTGAAATCCAAAACAGATCCGAGGAATAAGACACAATAA
- a CDS encoding CocE/NonD family hydrolase: protein MKKLMLLLALISQGATLFAQKSPNADLEKYVINDSVLIKTPKGHTLSAVVVRRRDVAGPQPAALLFFIYSDTKRSLTEAKYAADHGYVGVVADVRGKRLSPEEVVPYEHDAEDVYWVIDWISKQSWSNGKVGMYGGSYSGFAQWAGLKYKVHPALKTIVPYVSAIPGMGLPMENNVFINVNYGWAFYVSNNKYLDTATYSNQQRWRNLNESWYQSGAAYNKIDSVDHAPNKWLQRWLKHPGFDKYWQAMIPYGKEFEKINIPVLAFDGYYDDGQTSGLYYLRQLAKYNPRADYYLILGPYDHFGTQRGGEPVLRGYQVDSVAIINTKAITFEWFDYIMKQGKKPGIIKDRVNYEVMGANRWDHAPSLDKMHQSMLRLYLSNVKKDDQFRLSPQKPITPAYLEQEVDFADRTTSNNYAYPFPIIQKDIYSNGFTFISDSLKQPLIVNGAFLGQITAAINKKDFDYSIVLYEVMPNGEYFELTYFLGRASYSRDISNRKLLQPGKITTLPFSNTKVVSRQLRKGSRLLVIINVNKNNFCQVNYGTGKDVSLENINNAKTPLKVKWYNSSYIDVPVSK from the coding sequence ATGAAAAAACTAATGCTATTGCTGGCTTTAATAAGCCAGGGGGCAACTCTTTTTGCCCAAAAATCGCCCAATGCTGATTTGGAAAAGTATGTTATTAATGATAGCGTGCTTATTAAAACCCCAAAGGGGCATACTTTATCGGCTGTGGTTGTGCGTCGGCGCGATGTGGCCGGGCCGCAACCGGCAGCCTTGTTGTTTTTTATTTACTCGGATACTAAAAGAAGTTTGACTGAAGCCAAATACGCTGCCGATCATGGCTATGTAGGCGTAGTGGCCGATGTACGCGGCAAGCGTTTAAGCCCCGAAGAAGTAGTACCTTATGAACACGATGCTGAAGATGTTTACTGGGTAATTGACTGGATAAGCAAACAAAGCTGGAGCAATGGCAAAGTGGGGATGTATGGGGGTAGTTATTCGGGCTTTGCGCAATGGGCGGGTTTAAAATATAAGGTGCATCCGGCGCTTAAAACCATTGTGCCTTATGTTTCGGCCATTCCAGGAATGGGTTTGCCTATGGAAAATAATGTGTTTATTAACGTCAATTATGGCTGGGCCTTTTACGTAAGTAATAATAAATACCTTGATACAGCTACTTATAGTAACCAACAACGCTGGCGTAATTTGAATGAAAGCTGGTACCAAAGTGGTGCCGCCTACAACAAAATTGACAGTGTTGACCATGCGCCTAATAAATGGCTGCAACGCTGGCTTAAGCACCCCGGTTTTGATAAATACTGGCAAGCCATGATTCCCTACGGTAAGGAATTTGAAAAAATCAATATCCCGGTGCTGGCTTTTGATGGCTATTATGACGACGGGCAAACATCCGGTTTGTATTACCTGCGCCAGTTGGCCAAATACAATCCCAGGGCCGACTATTACCTGATACTCGGTCCGTACGATCATTTTGGCACGCAAAGGGGAGGAGAGCCTGTTTTACGGGGCTACCAGGTTGATTCGGTAGCTATCATCAACACCAAAGCAATTACTTTTGAATGGTTTGATTATATCATGAAACAAGGTAAAAAGCCTGGCATTATCAAAGACAGGGTCAATTACGAGGTTATGGGCGCCAACCGCTGGGATCATGCCCCATCCCTTGATAAAATGCACCAAAGCATGCTCCGGCTGTACCTGAGCAATGTAAAAAAGGATGATCAGTTTAGATTATCCCCCCAAAAGCCAATCACACCGGCGTACCTTGAACAGGAAGTTGATTTTGCCGACCGTACAACATCTAACAATTATGCTTATCCGTTCCCTATTATTCAAAAAGATATTTATAGCAACGGGTTTACCTTTATAAGCGATAGTTTAAAACAACCGCTTATTGTGAACGGCGCTTTCCTCGGGCAAATTACGGCTGCTATCAACAAAAAAGATTTTGACTATAGCATAGTGCTTTACGAAGTGATGCCTAACGGCGAATATTTTGAGCTTACCTACTTTTTGGGGCGGGCCAGTTATTCGCGGGATATCAGCAACCGCAAACTGTTGCAACCTGGTAAAATAACGACGCTTCCGTTTTCAAATACCAAGGTAGTAAGCAGGCAACTGCGTAAAGGCAGCCGTTTGCTGGTGATTATTAACGTAAACAAAAATAATTTTTGCCAGGTTAACTATGGTACCGGCAAAGATGTAAGCCTTGAAAATATTAACAATGCAAAAACACCGCTTAAAGTAAAATGGTACAACAGCAGTTATATAGATGTACCGGTATCAAAATGA
- a CDS encoding ABC transporter ATP-binding protein — MQPNKTKPNQKPPGVFSLLKPYLGWVTLLLVFSVAATAINLWLPKIIANGIDAYTHHQFVVNDVIKKFSLAAILVFVCGAIQGVIQTYSSELVAKDLREKLADKISRQSHAFIEQANPSKLLTNLTADIDSIKLFVSQALVSIVTSLFTIIGCSVMLLIINWRLALAVIVIIPIIGGTFAYVLKNVRALFMKSRGVIDTLNKVINESILGAALIRVINSQQLEFNKFLAANTEAKNYGLKILAFFAGLIPIVTFTANMAQLTILVMGGHFVINGSMSLGSFAAFYSYLSLLIFPIFVLGFMSNLIAQASASYARIGVVLDAPDVVDGGNLKEVLRGDVELKDVSVAYGQKLALKGVSLKVTAGSKIAIIGPTSAGKTQLLYLLTGLINTTSGEVLYDGKSIAAYDSESFHRQVGFVFQDSIIFNMSIRENIAFSDTVTDESLQKAIDTAELKDFIGSLPNQLNTIVSERGSSLSGGQKQRIMLARALAVNPKVLLLDDFTARVDGNTEKKILTNIQQNYPGLTLISVTQKIASVEHYDQIILLTEGEIVASGVHDDLMKTSTDYVQIFNSQQSTSNYESVKS, encoded by the coding sequence ATGCAACCCAATAAAACCAAACCAAATCAAAAACCTCCCGGCGTATTCAGCCTGCTGAAGCCATACCTGGGCTGGGTTACGTTATTATTAGTGTTCTCTGTAGCGGCAACGGCAATTAACCTTTGGCTGCCTAAAATAATTGCCAATGGTATTGATGCATACACCCATCACCAGTTTGTAGTTAACGATGTGATTAAAAAGTTTTCGCTGGCGGCAATTTTGGTATTTGTTTGCGGCGCAATACAGGGTGTTATACAAACCTACTCATCGGAGCTGGTGGCTAAGGATCTGCGCGAAAAACTGGCCGATAAAATTTCGCGCCAAAGCCATGCATTTATCGAGCAGGCCAATCCGTCAAAACTGTTAACCAACCTCACCGCCGATATCGACTCTATAAAACTGTTTGTATCGCAGGCGCTGGTATCAATCGTCACATCGCTTTTTACCATTATTGGCTGCAGCGTAATGCTGCTCATTATCAATTGGCGGTTGGCGCTGGCGGTTATTGTTATTATTCCTATTATAGGCGGTACGTTTGCGTATGTTTTAAAAAATGTGCGTGCGCTGTTCATGAAAAGCCGCGGGGTGATAGATACCTTGAATAAGGTTATTAACGAAAGTATATTGGGCGCGGCATTAATCCGGGTTATCAATTCGCAGCAACTGGAGTTTAACAAATTTTTGGCTGCCAATACCGAAGCGAAAAATTACGGGTTAAAAATCCTCGCTTTTTTTGCGGGGTTGATACCTATAGTAACCTTTACCGCCAACATGGCCCAATTAACCATTTTAGTAATGGGCGGGCATTTTGTAATAAACGGCAGTATGAGCCTGGGTAGTTTTGCGGCGTTTTACAGCTATTTGTCGCTACTGATATTCCCGATATTTGTGCTTGGCTTTATGAGTAACCTGATAGCGCAGGCCAGCGCATCATATGCCCGCATTGGTGTGGTTTTAGATGCTCCCGATGTTGTAGACGGCGGCAATTTAAAAGAGGTGCTTCGCGGCGATGTGGAACTAAAGGATGTATCTGTTGCGTACGGGCAAAAGCTGGCGCTTAAAGGGGTATCGTTAAAAGTTACTGCCGGATCAAAAATTGCCATCATCGGGCCAACATCGGCAGGTAAAACCCAATTGCTTTACCTGTTAACCGGGCTTATTAACACAACAAGCGGCGAGGTATTGTACGATGGTAAAAGTATAGCGGCTTATGACAGCGAATCGTTTCACCGGCAGGTGGGTTTCGTTTTCCAGGACAGCATTATTTTTAATATGAGCATTCGCGAAAACATTGCTTTTAGCGATACGGTAACTGATGAGTCGCTGCAAAAGGCGATTGATACGGCCGAGTTGAAAGATTTTATTGGCAGTTTGCCCAACCAGTTAAATACCATTGTATCCGAAAGGGGCTCCAGCCTGTCTGGCGGTCAAAAACAGCGCATTATGTTGGCCAGGGCGCTGGCGGTTAATCCCAAGGTTTTATTGCTGGATGATTTTACAGCGCGGGTAGATGGCAATACAGAAAAGAAAATACTGACCAATATTCAACAAAATTATCCGGGCTTAACATTAATATCGGTTACTCAAAAAATAGCCTCCGTTGAGCATTACGACCAGATAATTTTACTAACAGAGGGCGAAATTGTAGCCAGCGGCGTACATGACGACCTGATGAAAACCAGTACCGATTATGTGCAGATTTTCAACTCGCAACAAAGTACCAGTAATTACGAATCGGTTAAGTCTTGA
- a CDS encoding GNAT family N-acetyltransferase — protein MTSYFDPAASYVLEDERVLLRPLQADDLENLLPFAINEPATWQYSNVSAKYEEGMRRYVNDALKARAAGREYPFIVIDKQTGQYAGSTRYYDIQPKLNSLQLGYTWYGEKFRGTGLNKHCKLLLLQFAFEELNMMRVEFRADARNERSIAAMKSIGCQVEGILRSNMPLEDGGRRNSIVLSILKNEWENGVKKRLKGKL, from the coding sequence ATGACCTCCTACTTTGATCCGGCAGCCAGTTATGTTTTAGAAGATGAACGGGTACTACTCCGCCCGCTACAGGCAGATGACCTGGAAAACCTGCTTCCTTTTGCCATAAACGAGCCTGCCACCTGGCAATACTCCAACGTAAGCGCCAAATACGAAGAAGGCATGCGCCGTTATGTTAATGATGCCCTTAAAGCCCGCGCAGCAGGCCGCGAGTATCCTTTTATAGTGATTGATAAGCAAACCGGCCAATATGCCGGCAGCACCCGTTATTACGATATACAGCCCAAACTAAACTCGCTCCAGCTAGGCTATACCTGGTATGGCGAAAAATTCAGGGGAACGGGTTTAAATAAGCATTGCAAATTACTGCTTTTGCAATTCGCTTTCGAAGAGTTGAATATGATGCGGGTTGAATTCAGGGCCGATGCACGTAACGAACGCAGCATAGCCGCCATGAAAAGCATTGGCTGCCAGGTTGAGGGTATTTTACGCAGCAACATGCCACTGGAAGATGGCGGCAGGCGCAACTCCATTGTACTGAGTATTTTAAAAAATGAATGGGAAAACGGGGTTAAGAAAAGGCTGAAGGGGAAGCTATAA
- a CDS encoding response regulator transcription factor — MDKIPHLELKIQAEIDKIHAVANLLPGVTIIHRMPDFKLEYMSQNGLSQLGITLAEFRSYSTAEYTAKYFNPEDANSYVPKVKDMVERNTDEDITFFQQVKINGSPEWVWHLSTMKILMRDDEGLPLLVINMAFKVDPVQHVTAKVERMLDENTFLRKNISKFSSLSKRECEILRLMVLGKSSPEIANLLFIAVGTVDTHRKNIKHKLKANTSFELSQYARAFDLV, encoded by the coding sequence ATGGATAAAATACCCCATTTGGAACTGAAAATTCAAGCCGAAATTGATAAAATACATGCTGTTGCCAACCTGTTGCCGGGCGTAACCATTATACACCGGATGCCCGATTTTAAATTGGAATACATGAGCCAAAATGGATTAAGCCAGCTAGGTATAACTTTAGCCGAATTTAGAAGCTATTCTACAGCCGAGTATACGGCAAAATATTTTAACCCGGAGGATGCAAACTCTTATGTGCCGAAGGTAAAAGACATGGTTGAAAGAAACACAGACGAAGATATCACCTTTTTTCAGCAGGTAAAAATAAATGGCAGTCCCGAATGGGTGTGGCACCTGAGTACCATGAAAATTTTAATGCGCGATGATGAAGGGCTCCCTTTACTGGTGATTAATATGGCTTTTAAGGTTGATCCTGTTCAGCATGTAACGGCCAAAGTGGAGCGGATGCTTGATGAAAACACTTTTCTGCGTAAAAACATAAGCAAGTTCTCCAGCCTGTCTAAACGCGAGTGCGAAATTTTGCGCCTCATGGTGCTGGGTAAAAGCTCGCCCGAAATAGCCAACCTGTTATTTATTGCTGTAGGTACGGTTGATACGCATCGCAAAAATATCAAGCACAAACTAAAGGCAAACACATCTTTTGAACTATCACAATACGCGCGCGCTTTTGATTTGGTTTGA
- a CDS encoding LytR/AlgR family response regulator transcription factor, whose product MKKIQVVIVDDERLAREEVRTALSYYPDVEIVAEAANADDAKLLIQKHQPQLVFLDVQMPEKSGFDLLEMLDTVPEIIFTTAFDQYAVKAFEADALDYLVKPIRDERFAKAMEKVRAKLTTTTDNRQIFIKDGSKCYFLKIDEIHLVESMDNYAVLYFGDKKAFLKRSLNQMEERLDAKTFFRVNRAQIINLTYIDQISHLPGGKLSISLKTGQVVEVSERQSVKFKGKLKT is encoded by the coding sequence ATGAAAAAGATACAGGTTGTTATTGTGGATGACGAACGGCTTGCCCGCGAAGAGGTAAGGACGGCGCTAAGTTATTACCCCGATGTCGAAATTGTCGCCGAGGCGGCAAATGCCGATGATGCAAAGCTTTTAATACAAAAGCATCAGCCTCAATTAGTATTTCTGGATGTACAAATGCCCGAAAAATCGGGATTTGATTTGTTGGAAATGCTTGACACTGTGCCCGAAATTATTTTTACCACGGCTTTTGACCAGTATGCTGTAAAAGCCTTTGAGGCCGATGCGCTCGATTATCTGGTAAAACCTATCCGCGACGAACGTTTTGCGAAAGCAATGGAAAAAGTGAGGGCTAAGCTAACCACAACCACGGATAACAGGCAAATTTTTATAAAAGATGGCAGCAAATGCTATTTTTTAAAAATAGACGAAATTCACCTGGTTGAATCGATGGATAATTATGCTGTATTATATTTTGGCGATAAAAAAGCCTTCCTGAAACGCTCACTAAACCAGATGGAAGAAAGGTTGGACGCAAAGACTTTCTTTAGGGTAAACAGGGCCCAAATCATCAACCTGACCTACATCGATCAAATCAGCCATCTGCCAGGCGGAAAGCTGAGCATCAGTTTGAAAACCGGGCAGGTAGTTGAAGTGTCGGAAAGGCAATCTGTAAAGTTTAAGGGGAAGCTGAAAACGTAA
- a CDS encoding sensor histidine kinase, with amino-acid sequence MTQQKSISLYWLCQLIGWSAAGLFWGFSAWMQMHAGGHSGQYSYTLALFHFILDIGIGILITHAYYRFAHRFNFTHLKVQKMAVRLIPAVLLMGVCYMLLVAGKLYAARYYFTFAYSESFWTFFRENYLVLLATGIRLMAIWVLAFHLYHYALMEIGTATDNARLQVVARDAQLQQLSAQLNPHFFFNSLNSVKALTNTNPAKARRAIDLLSDLLRATLYGGNVSLMSLHDEVNLVTDYLELEKIRFEERLQFTVDMEEGVEHYLIPPLSIQTLVENAIKHGITQ; translated from the coding sequence TTGACACAGCAAAAAAGTATATCGTTATATTGGTTATGCCAGCTCATTGGCTGGTCGGCAGCTGGTTTGTTCTGGGGCTTTTCGGCCTGGATGCAAATGCATGCCGGCGGCCATAGCGGGCAATATAGTTACACGCTCGCGCTGTTTCATTTTATTCTTGACATCGGCATTGGCATCCTGATTACCCATGCTTATTATCGCTTTGCGCATAGGTTTAACTTTACCCATTTAAAAGTACAAAAAATGGCTGTGCGCCTTATTCCGGCGGTGCTTTTAATGGGGGTATGTTATATGCTGCTGGTTGCTGGTAAACTTTATGCAGCCCGCTATTATTTTACATTTGCCTACAGCGAAAGCTTTTGGACTTTTTTTCGTGAAAACTACCTGGTGTTATTGGCCACAGGTATCAGGCTGATGGCCATTTGGGTGCTTGCTTTTCACCTGTATCATTATGCCCTTATGGAGATTGGCACGGCTACCGATAATGCCCGTTTACAGGTAGTTGCCCGCGATGCGCAGCTGCAGCAATTATCAGCACAGCTTAATCCGCATTTCTTTTTCAACTCACTCAATAGTGTTAAAGCGTTAACAAATACCAACCCGGCCAAAGCCAGGCGGGCTATAGATTTACTGTCCGATTTGCTGCGCGCCACTTTGTACGGCGGTAATGTAAGCCTTATGTCATTACATGATGAAGTTAATTTAGTGACAGATTACCTGGAGCTTGAGAAGATCCGTTTTGAAGAAAGATTGCAGTTTACCGTTGATATGGAAGAGGGTGTAGAACATTATTTAATACCTCCGCTAAGCATTCAGACCCTTGTTGAAAACGCTATCAAACACGGCATTACGCAGTAG
- a CDS encoding RNA recognition motif domain-containing protein — MVKLFVGGFPLDMTELDLVKIINLHGEVSTIKIVRDKKTRICKGYAFLEMKDREGAENAVIALDGTPMGDRTLNVKINEENAVKPPPPKRSFGGYNSNNNRSGSSYGSSSNYKRPVAGDAPKAKRPRRAT, encoded by the coding sequence ATGGTGAAATTATTTGTCGGGGGATTCCCTTTGGACATGACTGAACTTGACCTGGTTAAAATAATTAACCTGCATGGGGAAGTGAGTACGATTAAGATAGTACGGGATAAAAAAACGAGGATTTGTAAAGGCTATGCCTTTTTAGAAATGAAGGACCGTGAAGGCGCCGAAAACGCCGTAATTGCCTTAGATGGCACCCCTATGGGCGACAGGACACTGAACGTAAAGATAAACGAGGAAAACGCGGTAAAGCCGCCACCACCCAAACGAAGTTTTGGAGGATATAACAGCAATAATAACCGCAGTGGCAGCAGCTACGGCAGCAGCAGCAATTATAAAAGACCTGTTGCTGGCGATGCCCCAAAAGCCAAACGACCAAGAAGAGCGACATAA